A genomic window from Methanovulcanius yangii includes:
- a CDS encoding ZPR1 zinc finger domain-containing protein, whose amino-acid sequence MRRVIVAPCPFCSTEIEYLYQTEEIPYFSDILLTTAICPSCGFRSVDVMVLGEGEPVRYEFSVSEPKDLEARVVRSTTGLLQIPELGILVEPGPACEGFITNVEGVLQRLEEVMDRILTWAEGQEHDTAVALKEKIREARDGGVPFTLIVQDEDGNSAIIHPAAVKCEPVKMTEDEC is encoded by the coding sequence ATACCAAACGGAAGAAATTCCATATTTTTCGGATATTCTCCTGACGACTGCCATCTGTCCCAGCTGTGGCTTTCGCTCGGTTGATGTGATGGTCCTCGGGGAGGGTGAACCAGTCCGGTACGAATTCTCCGTTTCAGAGCCAAAGGATCTGGAGGCGCGGGTGGTTCGCAGCACCACCGGGCTCCTCCAGATTCCCGAACTGGGAATCCTGGTCGAACCGGGGCCTGCATGCGAAGGATTCATCACCAATGTCGAAGGCGTCCTCCAGCGCCTCGAAGAGGTGATGGACAGGATCCTCACCTGGGCCGAGGGGCAGGAACACGACACTGCAGTTGCGCTGAAAGAGAAGATACGGGAGGCGAGGGACGGCGGGGTCCCCTTCACGCTGATTGTACAGGATGAGGACGGCAACAGTGCCATCATCCATCCGGCTGCAGTGAAATGCGAACCCGTCAAGATGACCGAAGACGAGTGCTAA
- a CDS encoding aspartate kinase, with the protein MRLLMKFGGTSVADEDCIGRVVKILSHYRSTGNELVVVVSAMSGVTDQLHAIAAEVETARDEPPIETFIASMRSRHEKVLRGVAPGEFGSVMPEIDSRLDNLRTILTSVYNLRELTARSRDYIISFGERLSAVIVSAALREAGIASRPMNGCEAGILTNGQHGCAQVLPESENKIKSRIVPLLSEYVPVVMGYMGCTADGIVTTLGRSGSDYSAAIVGAAVEADEIWIWTDVDGVMTSDPRIIDDARVLPDVSYLEAMELSYFGAKVLHPRSIEPAMVKGIPIRVKNTFSPAGPGSCVVDTEYHDRRVVKAITYIEKVSLINITGAQMIGRPGVARAIFTALAEYDVNIMMISQGSSEANISLIVDDEHLKVALVALNDVMEKGYIQDVTHDRDVVAVAVVGVGMAGTPGISGRIFTALGNACINLMMISQGSSEVNISFVVKQNDGPRAVRVLHDEFGLSEEDE; encoded by the coding sequence ATGAGGCTTTTGATGAAATTCGGCGGCACTTCTGTCGCCGATGAGGACTGCATCGGCCGTGTTGTGAAGATTCTTTCGCATTACCGGTCAACCGGCAACGAACTGGTGGTGGTAGTGTCAGCGATGTCCGGCGTCACTGATCAGCTCCACGCCATTGCAGCAGAGGTGGAAACAGCGCGGGACGAACCGCCGATCGAGACCTTTATCGCCTCGATGCGGTCCCGCCATGAAAAGGTACTGCGGGGAGTTGCGCCCGGGGAATTCGGGAGCGTGATGCCGGAGATCGACAGCCGTCTCGACAACCTGCGGACCATTCTCACCTCCGTCTACAACCTGCGTGAGCTCACCGCCCGCTCACGCGATTATATCATCTCCTTCGGAGAGCGCCTCTCGGCGGTCATCGTCTCCGCTGCGCTGCGTGAAGCGGGCATCGCCTCCCGGCCGATGAACGGCTGTGAGGCGGGGATTCTCACCAACGGCCAGCACGGCTGCGCACAGGTCCTCCCGGAGAGCGAGAACAAGATAAAAAGCCGCATCGTTCCGCTTCTCTCGGAATATGTTCCGGTCGTCATGGGATACATGGGGTGCACCGCCGACGGCATCGTGACAACCCTCGGCCGGAGCGGATCCGACTACTCGGCGGCGATCGTCGGGGCCGCCGTCGAGGCGGACGAGATCTGGATCTGGACCGACGTCGACGGCGTGATGACCTCGGACCCGCGGATCATCGATGATGCCCGCGTCCTCCCCGACGTCTCCTACCTCGAGGCGATGGAGCTCTCCTACTTCGGGGCAAAGGTCCTGCACCCGCGCTCAATCGAACCCGCCATGGTCAAGGGCATCCCCATCAGGGTGAAGAACACCTTCTCCCCGGCAGGTCCCGGCAGCTGCGTCGTCGATACCGAGTATCACGACCGCCGGGTCGTCAAGGCGATCACCTACATCGAGAAGGTCTCCTTGATCAACATCACCGGTGCGCAGATGATCGGCCGCCCCGGCGTGGCACGGGCGATCTTTACCGCCCTTGCCGAGTACGACGTCAATATCATGATGATCTCGCAGGGGTCGAGCGAGGCGAACATCTCCCTCATCGTCGATGACGAGCACCTGAAGGTCGCCCTCGTCGCCCTGAACGATGTGATGGAGAAGGGATACATCCAGGACGTCACCCACGACCGTGATGTGGTCGCGGTTGCCGTCGTCGGGGTCGGGATGGCGGGGACCCCCGGCATCTCGGGCCGGATCTTCACCGCCCTTGGAAATGCCTGCATCAACCTCATGATGATCTCGCAGGGGTCGAGCGAGGTGAACATCTCCTTCGTCGTCAAGCAGAACGACGGCCCGCGTGCCGTTCGCGTGCTGCACGATGAGTTCGGCCTCTCGGAGGAGGACGAATGA
- the purM gene encoding phosphoribosylformylglycinamidine cyclo-ligase, translating into MTAPAGHTYRDAGVDIDLEAEAVRALVSRLTYRREGDFAPASESGHFAGLIEFGDMVLALAVDGVGTKMLVADRMEDWSTIGIDCIAMNVNDLYVMNMEPVAFVDYVATDALDVEKMKQVGAGLNEGARLANMTIIGGETATLKGMVTGLDVAGTCLGVQKRERIITGAAIAPGDVIIGVPSTGIHSNGYTLARKLVETYGDFDQEMPWGRTLGEELLTPTRIYAEVLKVTAACEVHGMCHITGGGLLNLRRLGPWGYEITDPLPPLPIFEWMATVGNVSENEMYRTFNMGMGYCFIVPEASVAAVLDLVPEARVVGQITEKPGVRLRGEEIS; encoded by the coding sequence ATGACGGCTCCCGCGGGCCACACCTACCGCGATGCGGGCGTTGATATCGACCTCGAGGCGGAGGCGGTCCGGGCGCTCGTCTCCCGTCTCACCTACCGGCGCGAAGGGGACTTTGCCCCGGCATCCGAGTCCGGGCATTTTGCAGGGCTCATCGAGTTCGGGGATATGGTTCTCGCCCTTGCGGTCGACGGCGTGGGGACGAAGATGCTCGTCGCCGACCGGATGGAGGACTGGTCCACCATCGGGATCGACTGCATCGCGATGAACGTAAACGACCTCTACGTAATGAACATGGAGCCGGTCGCCTTCGTCGACTACGTGGCGACCGACGCACTCGACGTGGAGAAGATGAAGCAGGTCGGTGCCGGGCTCAATGAGGGGGCACGGCTCGCGAACATGACGATCATCGGTGGCGAGACGGCGACCCTGAAGGGCATGGTGACCGGCCTCGACGTCGCCGGCACCTGCCTCGGGGTGCAGAAGAGGGAGCGGATCATCACCGGTGCCGCGATCGCACCGGGAGACGTGATCATCGGCGTCCCCTCGACGGGTATTCATTCGAACGGCTACACCCTCGCCCGCAAACTCGTCGAGACGTATGGTGACTTCGATCAGGAGATGCCGTGGGGCCGGACCCTCGGCGAGGAGCTTCTCACCCCGACCCGCATCTACGCCGAGGTCCTGAAGGTCACGGCCGCCTGTGAGGTGCACGGTATGTGCCACATCACCGGCGGCGGCCTCCTGAACCTGCGCCGTCTCGGTCCATGGGGATACGAGATCACCGACCCGCTGCCACCCCTGCCCATCTTCGAGTGGATGGCGACCGTCGGAAACGTGTCAGAGAACGAGATGTACCGGACCTTCAATATGGGAATGGGTTACTGTTTCATCGTTCCCGAAGCGAGTGTTGCGGCTGTCCTTGACCTTGTTCCGGAGGCACGGGTCGTCGGACAAATCACGGAGAAGCCCGGGGTGCGCCTCCGCGGCGAAGAGATCTCCTGA
- a CDS encoding 2'-5' RNA ligase family protein: MIEAHPIPEHADLVQAIQRIAMIFSLAPAQYHRVPHVTLYGTFDLREGADEQQVTAAIAGALATERPPRYTFDGWERRQTGGTWAIAFRIKPSRRLVAIRKRLLRALEPFTVPEYGRDVPGRPGRGEEVWFHCTLARNLSGEECNRIWRYLRNAEKQNALHRRLWRFILYRVLSRPRTTSLPVQPLRTTSAVLRVTLMRGFRIVRAYDLVHHRTLSRDEALNRPLWRRTLEEYQGR, from the coding sequence GTGATTGAGGCACACCCCATACCCGAGCATGCGGACCTCGTCCAGGCCATTCAGCGCATCGCCATGATCTTCTCCCTCGCACCGGCCCAGTACCACCGGGTCCCCCATGTCACCCTCTATGGCACGTTCGATCTCCGCGAGGGTGCCGATGAGCAGCAGGTGACGGCCGCCATCGCCGGGGCCCTCGCCACTGAACGCCCGCCCAGATATACCTTCGACGGCTGGGAACGGCGGCAGACCGGAGGGACGTGGGCCATTGCCTTCCGGATTAAACCCTCCCGGAGGCTTGTTGCAATCAGAAAGCGGCTTTTGCGGGCACTCGAGCCGTTCACCGTCCCGGAATACGGGCGTGACGTCCCCGGCAGACCCGGACGCGGCGAGGAGGTCTGGTTTCACTGTACCCTTGCCCGCAACCTCTCCGGCGAGGAGTGCAACCGGATCTGGCGATACCTGCGCAATGCGGAGAAACAAAATGCCCTTCACCGGCGCCTGTGGCGCTTCATCCTCTACCGCGTCCTGAGCCGCCCGCGGACGACCAGTCTCCCTGTCCAGCCCCTCAGGACAACAAGCGCCGTTCTCCGGGTCACCCTGATGAGGGGCTTTCGGATCGTCCGGGCCTACGACCTGGTTCATCACCGCACCCTCTCCCGTGATGAAGCCCTGAATCGTCCGCTCTGGAGAAGAACCCTCGAGGAATACCAGGGCCGCTGA